The Saccharopolyspora gloriosae genome has a segment encoding these proteins:
- a CDS encoding class II 3-deoxy-7-phosphoheptulonate synthase, translating into MNWTVDVPVDELPELPPLPPEMRARLDEALTLPAAQQPEWPEEQVSKVRKVLESVPPVTVPSEVDRLRGQLAAVARGEAFLLQGGDCAETFADNTEPHIRGNIRTLLQMAVVLTYGASMPVVKLGRLAGQYAKPRSSSTDALGLPSYRGDMVNSLVATEAARKHDPSRLIRAYANASAAMNLSRAMTSGGMAALAKVHDWNKDFVLNSPAGERYESVAAEIDRGLRFMAACGVDDSSLHAVDLYASHEALVLDYERAMLRLDTSQGTPRLYDLSGHFLWIGDRTRQLDHAHIAFAEQISNPIGLKIGPSTTPEMAVEYVERLDPNREAGRLTLISRMGNGKVRDLLPPIVEKVTAAGHQVVWQCDPMHGNTHEASTGYKTRHFDRVVDEVQGFFEVHHRLGTHPGGIHIELTGEDVTECLGGAQDISDTDLSGRYETACDPRLNTQQSLELAFLVAEMLRS; encoded by the coding sequence GTGAATTGGACCGTCGATGTTCCGGTTGATGAACTGCCGGAACTTCCTCCGCTGCCCCCTGAGATGCGCGCCCGCCTGGACGAGGCGCTGACGCTGCCCGCCGCACAGCAGCCCGAGTGGCCTGAGGAACAGGTCTCGAAGGTCCGCAAGGTGCTGGAGAGCGTGCCGCCGGTGACCGTCCCCTCCGAGGTCGACCGGCTGCGCGGGCAGCTCGCCGCGGTCGCGCGCGGTGAGGCGTTTCTGCTGCAAGGCGGAGACTGCGCGGAGACCTTCGCGGACAACACCGAGCCGCACATCCGCGGCAACATCCGCACGCTGCTGCAGATGGCGGTCGTGCTCACCTACGGCGCGAGCATGCCGGTCGTCAAGCTCGGCAGGCTCGCCGGGCAGTACGCCAAGCCGCGCTCCAGCTCGACCGACGCGCTCGGCCTGCCCAGCTACCGCGGCGACATGGTCAACTCGCTGGTCGCCACCGAGGCGGCCCGCAAGCACGACCCGTCCCGGCTGATCCGGGCCTACGCCAACGCGAGTGCGGCGATGAACCTGTCCCGCGCGATGACCAGCGGCGGCATGGCGGCGCTGGCGAAGGTGCACGACTGGAACAAGGACTTCGTGCTCAACTCGCCCGCCGGGGAGCGCTACGAGTCGGTGGCGGCGGAGATCGACCGGGGCCTGCGCTTCATGGCGGCCTGCGGGGTGGACGACTCCAGCCTGCACGCGGTCGACCTGTACGCGAGCCACGAGGCACTGGTCCTGGACTACGAGCGGGCCATGCTGCGGCTGGACACCTCGCAGGGCACGCCGCGGCTCTACGACCTGTCCGGCCACTTCCTGTGGATCGGGGACCGCACGCGCCAGCTCGACCACGCGCACATCGCGTTCGCCGAGCAGATCTCGAACCCGATCGGCCTGAAGATCGGCCCGTCGACCACGCCCGAGATGGCCGTGGAGTACGTGGAGCGGCTCGACCCGAACCGCGAAGCGGGCAGGCTCACGCTGATCAGCCGGATGGGCAACGGCAAGGTGCGCGACCTGCTGCCGCCGATCGTGGAGAAGGTCACCGCCGCCGGGCACCAGGTGGTGTGGCAGTGCGACCCGATGCACGGCAACACCCACGAGGCCAGCACCGGTTACAAGACGCGGCACTTCGACCGCGTCGTCGACGAGGTGCAGGGCTTCTTCGAGGTGCACCACCGGCTCGGAACCCACCCGGGCGGCATCCACATCGAGCTGACCGGTGAGGACGTCACCGAGTGCCTCGGCGGCGCCCAGGACATCTCCGACACCGACCTCTCCGGCCGGTACGAGACGGCCTGCGACCCGCGACTGAACACCCAGCAGTCGCTGGAGCTCGCGTTCTTGGTCGCGGAGATGCTCCGCAGCTGA
- a CDS encoding 6-phosphofructokinase: MPAGTRIGVLTGGGDCPGLNAVLRAVTRKGIAVHGHEIVGFRNGWQGPLEGNTMPLGLNAVEDILARGGTILGSSRTNPYKEPDGIERIKRTLAEHEVDALIAIGGEDTLGVAERLTQDGVPVVGVPKTIDNDLDATDYTFGFDTAVHIATEAIDRLRTTAESHHRALVVEVMGRHAGWIALHAGLAGGANVILGPEKRFSVDQVCDWVRQRFERQYAPIIVVAEGAIPQDGEEVLQTGETDAFGHVRLGGVGTWLADELSRRTGKESRAVVLGHTQRGGTPTAYDRVLATRFGLHAVDAVSEGAFGKMVALRGTDIVRVSLAEATAKLKTVPLSRYAEAEILFG, translated from the coding sequence ATGCCGGCTGGAACGCGTATCGGGGTGTTGACCGGAGGCGGTGACTGCCCCGGGCTGAACGCGGTGCTGCGCGCGGTGACGCGCAAGGGCATCGCGGTGCACGGGCACGAGATCGTCGGGTTTCGCAACGGCTGGCAAGGGCCGTTGGAGGGCAACACGATGCCGCTCGGGCTGAACGCGGTGGAGGACATCCTCGCCCGCGGCGGCACGATCCTCGGCTCGTCGCGCACGAACCCGTACAAGGAGCCCGACGGCATCGAGCGGATCAAGCGCACCCTCGCCGAGCACGAAGTGGACGCGCTGATCGCGATCGGCGGCGAGGACACGCTCGGGGTCGCCGAACGGCTCACCCAGGACGGAGTTCCCGTCGTGGGCGTGCCGAAGACGATCGACAACGACCTCGACGCCACCGACTACACCTTCGGCTTCGACACCGCGGTGCACATCGCCACCGAGGCCATCGACCGGCTGCGCACCACCGCCGAGTCGCACCACCGGGCGCTGGTCGTGGAGGTCATGGGCCGCCACGCCGGGTGGATCGCGCTGCACGCCGGACTGGCGGGCGGTGCGAACGTGATCCTCGGGCCGGAGAAGCGGTTCAGCGTCGACCAGGTCTGCGACTGGGTGCGGCAGCGCTTCGAACGGCAGTACGCGCCGATCATCGTCGTCGCCGAGGGCGCCATCCCGCAGGACGGGGAAGAGGTGCTGCAGACGGGGGAGACCGACGCGTTCGGCCACGTCCGGCTCGGCGGCGTCGGCACCTGGCTGGCCGACGAGCTGTCCCGGCGCACCGGCAAGGAATCCCGCGCGGTGGTGCTGGGCCACACCCAGCGGGGCGGCACGCCCACCGCCTACGACCGGGTGCTCGCGACGAGGTTCGGGCTGCACGCCGTGGACGCGGTGAGCGAGGGCGCGTTCGGCAAGATGGTCGCGCTGCGCGGCACCGACATCGTGCGGGTCTCGCTCGCGGAAGCCACCGCGAAGCTCAAGACGGTCCCGCTGTCCCGCTACGCCGAAGCCGAGATCCTGTTCGGCTGA
- a CDS encoding polyadenylate-specific 3'-exoribonuclease AS yields the protein MRFFYDCEFIEDGQTIDLVSIGVVDETGREFYAVSTEFDESRAGQWVRRNVLPQLPPPADKSWRSRGRIRDDLYEFLTARDQDIELWAWLASYDHVALAQLWGAMPALPSRIPKFTRDLRQRWEDVGKPRLPSAPANAHDALADARHNLTRWKIIEDVQRKRGFPL from the coding sequence GTGCGGTTCTTCTACGACTGTGAATTCATCGAGGACGGTCAGACCATCGACCTGGTGTCGATCGGGGTGGTGGACGAGACAGGCCGGGAGTTCTACGCCGTGTCCACCGAGTTCGACGAGTCACGAGCCGGGCAGTGGGTGCGCAGGAACGTGCTTCCGCAGCTGCCGCCGCCCGCGGACAAGTCCTGGCGTTCCCGCGGCCGGATCCGCGACGACCTCTACGAGTTCTTGACCGCACGCGATCAGGACATCGAGCTGTGGGCCTGGCTGGCGTCCTACGACCACGTGGCGCTGGCGCAGTTGTGGGGCGCGATGCCCGCGTTGCCGTCGCGGATCCCGAAGTTCACCAGGGACCTGCGGCAGCGCTGGGAGGACGTCGGCAAGCCGCGGCTGCCGTCCGCTCCGGCCAATGCCCACGACGCGCTCGCCGACGCACGCCACAACCTCACCCGGTGGAAGATCATCGAGGACGTGCAGCGCAAGCGCGGCTTCCCCCTGTGA